Genomic segment of Thermoplasmata archaeon:
TGGGAGAACTGCGAGAAATTGTAGAATGTGGTTCTGTGATTGGAGAGTCATTTAACCCAGAAATTGTAGCCACGGTGTTCGGAATTGACAGATTTCAGATGCTCAGAAAATTGCGGAACATAGAACATTCTGGGCTCATCACATTTGTAGGCAACGATTGCGCCTTTGCCCACACACTTGCGAGAGAAGTGACTTATCAGTCAATTCCACAGCCAATGAGGGCAATGTACCACGAAAAAGTCGCCGAAGCCCTTGAAAAAATTTACAAGGATAGAATTGAGAGCATTTTGAGCAGGATTGGCTATCACTATTACAAAGCAGGGAATTCTGGTAAAGCATTGCCTTACCTTCTGAAAGGCATCAAAAATGCAGAAACAAAATTTGCAAATGAAGAAGCCCTACAGTTAATTGGTTATGCAAAAGAACTTTCTGAGAATGATGAAAGTTTGAAGGAAGTATATGTTGGACTTCTTGAAAAAGAGGGAGACATTTACCAGATCACTGGCAGATACAAAGAGGCATTACAGGTATATTCCACACTGCTCCAGTTCACCTCAGCTCCTGAGCGAATCTACAGAAAGATTGGGGAATGTGCTCATGCCACTGGCAACTATGAGGAAGGGTTAGAGTATATAAAAAAAGGACTGGAAAATGTGGATAAGTCAAACAGGGAATATGGAAGATTGCGGCTGCTGGAGGGCACAATTCACTACAGGAAAGGAGAGATAGAGGAGGCACAACAAATTTATCTGGAAATACTTGCCGTGTTTGAGGAATTTGGGGCAGAGGATCGAGATAGGGCTTTGTTGCTTAACAACCTCGGAAATGTGTATTTTGAAAAAAGAGAGTTGAAGAAAGCCCTGGATTACTACAGATTGAGTTTAGGAATAAGAGAGAAAATAAACGAGCATCTAACAATTGCTGGTTCCTACAACAACATAGGAATTGTTTACAGATACATGCACGAGTACAGCACAGCTCTTGCCTACTTCCAGAAGAGTTTGAAGCAAGCTGAAAAGTGTGGGCATCTCTGGGGCATGATTTTCCCATTGGATAACATGGCAGACCTCTACTTCGCAATTGGTGATTTGGATAATTGTATGCAAACCTACAAAACAGAAATCCAGTATCTTAAAAAGATTGAGAACCTGCACGCGTTAATCAATACTTATGGGAAACTCGCAAAGGCATTTGCTAAGCATGAACGATTTAATGAGGCAATGGAATGTCTTGTTGAATCTGGAGGTTATGTGCTGAAAACAAACAATCCCTTGCTTCTTGCTGGACATTTTCTAGCACATGTGGCGGTTTACAGAGAACAGGAAAAATATGAGAGAGGACTGGAATTTGTGGATAAAGCATTGCTGGAACTGAAAAAGGTAAAGAACGACGAACGAGGTAAAATACTACTTTTGAATGCCATTTCAGACAAGAGCGACTTGCTTTGCTCTCTGGGAAGAAAGGCAGAGGCAGAGAAAATTTGCACTACCATTTTCAACAACTTTTCAGCAATGGATGTGGCAAAGGCAGCGGGTTATGCTTACATCACCTATGGTAAGATTCTAGCAGACCAAGGAAAAATTGGAGAGGCAAGAAGCAAGTTTTATCAGGGAGTGGAAGCGTTGATGCTTTATGGTGGAGAATACAGAACTGCATGTGGTTATCTTGCATGGGGAGAGGTAGAAAAAGGTGCTGGTAATCGAGAGGAGGCAGATAAACTCATAGACAAAGCGATCAAGATGTTTAGCATGATGAAAATCAAACGAAAAATAGAGGAGGCGAGAAAGCTTTTGGAAAGTTAGCTTTCCTCTTTTTTCGAAGAATGAGAAGTGCAAAGTTGCAAATAACCAGCACAGAAACTTGGACTATGGATAGCTCACTAACTGGACTTCCTAGGGGATACCAATCACTTGCTCCAGCCCCACCATTAATTGGGTAGGCATTCGCAGTGCCGTTGCCATTGCCATCCCAGTTACTCCAGTAGTTTCCTTCCAGAGCTGTGTTGTCATACCAGTAGTTACTGCCGACATCGTCGTAGGCTTGGCAATTGCCAGAAACACCTTTGCCTGCACCGTTGTTGCCGATGAAGTTGTTGTGGTGAATTGTGTTGCTGGTAGAACCAGATGTGATATTCATGCCGTAGTAGGTATTGTTGCAAATCCAGTTGTTGGTTATGTTGTTGTTGCTTGATGAATACAAGGAGATGCCATAATAGTTGTCCGAGGCATTGTTGTTTGTGATGTTGTTGTTGCTTGAGGAAGACAAGCGGATGCCATCTATGGAGTTGTCTGAGGCATTGTTATAGGTTATGATGTTTTTGATAGAGGCCCCCAAGAAGATGCCGAGGTCGTTGTTAGAAGCTGTGTTGTTGGTTATGGTGTTGCTGTCTGAAAGGTAATCCAAGACGATGCCGTATTTGGTGTTGCTTGAGGCAGTGTTGTTGATTATGGTGTTGTTGCTTGAGTAATACAAGTAGATTCCACTGTCGAAGTTACCAAAGGCAGTGTTGTCAGTTATGGTGTTATTGCTGGAGCACCACAAGTAGATGCCATTCCATGAGTTGCCCGAGGCAGTGGTGTTGGTTACGGTGTTGTTGCTAGAGGAACTCAAGAAGATGCCATTGATGTTGTCAGAGGCTGTGTTGTTTTCCAACACTCCGTTCTTTACATTATTTAGTGCAATGCCTGCACCATTGGGTTGAGTGTCTGTACTTGTTGCATAATACACATTACAGTTTCTTATCACAAAATACACATCAGTGTTCTCTATCCAGATGCAATAAGTGCCTCCATTCGCATCTATTTCCCATCCTTCTATGATGTATGGATCACTCTGAGTGCCAGAGCCACCAACAACACCATTATCTGGAGTAAATTGGCTATTTTCATTTATGTGTATCGGTACATGCGGTGTGACCCTTGTTCCACCATTTGCCGCAGTATTTTCATGCCAGATTTTTCCTGCCCTGTAAGCAATCTCGCTTGCGTCCTTCTGTCCGAGCCAGTTACTCATCTCAAAGTAGAATTTGGAGTTTCCATCAATGCCTGGTAGTGTGTCAAGCCCAACACTGAGCTCAATTTTTCCATCGCTCAAACCATGAGCAATGTTTGGATTCTGGATTTCCTCTGCCTTAACACCATTCTCCCACTTCCATGCCTTTGCACTGATTACCTGCCCATTCCTCCCTTGTAACTCAATCAGATAACCATGGGAAATCATTGCTGGATTGAAGGTGTTGATTGTAGAGTTCATCAAATCAATGTAAACTCTTGCCACATCCATGCCCAGATTTTCTTTTATCACCACTGGCATAGATGGTCCTGGCTGCACTGGTGGTCTGGCACCAAGCACAGGAATTTCGCAGCCAGCAAGCATTGTGCCATCTACTGCCATGTAGAAGTAGGCATTGTTTGTTATTGCACTTGCATACTCCAGCAAATCAATGTTTTTATCAGCATCACCAGGCACATCTACACCTTTCTGTACACCCTGCCAGTCACCAAATGCACCGTCTATAACAATGCCCGAAGGCAGAGAACCAAAGTATGCTTTGCCACCATTGCCCACAATTCTGTAAGGGACATTTGTGTCCATGCTGGAAACTGCAAACGCATACGCATTACCATCACTCAAGCTCTTCGCCTTGCATCTCACAGTAAGTTCTTCGTTCACTCCCAAATCTTTCTTCGGCAAATCCAGATTTGCATTCTCCACGCTCAAACTCTCCACATGCACCGCCTTGCCCTTTGCAACCAATCGCAACTCTAGCACATCCTCGTCTGCATTCACCACATCACTGCCAATAAAATTCTGGTAAACCACCAAACTTCCTTCTGTTTTGCTCACTAGGGCCATGCCCCGTTTCTCTGCATAAGCACTGCTCTCATAATGCCGCATCAGCACCAAACTCACTGGGTTCTTCAAGCCAGCAATTTTGGCATAGCCCTCAACAATGTTTGTGCTCTTTTCAACTCTTACCTCGCCAGCATTCTCCCAAGCACTGTAATTCAATTCTGGCTTCGAGGAAGCACTCTGCTCAATGAATCTTGAGGCAACGGCAGAGCGGATTTCACCCGCATAACCAGAAACTTCAATCTTCGCATCTGCACCCAGATTCTCTATTCTGTAGCCAGTGTTGGCATTTGCATCTGTATCTACAAAAATTATCAAAGCATCGTAGCCATTGTTAGCACCATTGAACAAACTGCCAGATACTTTAGCATAGAAGTAAACTCTATCGCTTTCATAGTAAACACTGTATTCGTTCAGGTTTATATCTGGATCTACAGCAACACTTGTATCTGCATAACTTGTTATTCCTTGCCAGTCATCAATTTTACCATCTACCTTTATTTTTGTCTGTGGCTGGAGTGCATACCAAACTATTAATAAAGAGGCAATCAACAGAACAACACTAATGAAAACACCAACTATCATATTTTTTTTAGTTGTTTTCTCTTTTCTCTTTTGATATCTAACCCCATTGATAAAGCTCTCTTCTTTGTTTTTTGTTCTTCGCTGCTCTAACTTCGTTTCTTTGCCCTCAACTTTCTGGGGCTCTACACCTACTCTCTTTTGTTCCTTAGGTTCCTTTTCTACATCTTCTAAAATCTCCTTTATTATACTGTCAAGGGTTTCTACTTTATTGGGTTCGACATTATCTATTCTATTAGGAGTGAGAAATGCTCCACAAGATGGACAAAAGGTCTGGCTCTCATCCACTCGCTTGCCGCATTTCGCACATCTTACAAAAACCTTCACCCCAACATGGGTATAATCCCCAATCTTCATTAACTTCACATACTCTAATAACAAAGCTCTCTCTTTCTCCTTAAATATCTTCGGAGGAGCATAAATAAGAAATACTGAATCATGTAGAGATACAAAATCAGCCATTGCTTTCACAAATTCAAGGAGTTTATCAAAATCGTTCCTAGACATAAGAAGAGAGATAGCATCAACCACAACAACGGACTTCTTGTGATTTTTAACAAACTCTAGAATTGTTTGAGTAACTTCAAATTCCAATCTCCTTGGATCCAGGGTTTTGTGTTTCTCAGTGGGAGATGTGGTGAGCCAGTATCCCTCTTCCTTCCTCAACCATGGAAACTCTTCAATCAACAGGTCTGGGTTCCGCTTTGTAATATAAATTAATTTAAAGCCCCTAGAAACTATCTTTTCTGCCACTAAATAAACTGTACTCTCTGTCGTGCTCATGTATCCTTTACCAACGTCCACAGAGATTTCTTCAGGGGGCAATTTATTACCTCCTAGTCTTGTTTCGTCAGGTAAAACTTATATATAATTCCTTCTTAATCGTCAAAAATTCGTACCTGGACTCGCCTATTTTTACTGGTTTTTCTAAACCTTCCTGTCAAAGTACGGGCTCTTCGCTGTTGCACTCACTGGAAAACCAATTATCATCGTCGCATCCAGCATTTTTTCCGCTTTTGCAACCGCTCCAACGGTGTACATTACCCTTGAATCCAGACCAAAAATGGCAGCGTTCTTTGCCACGGAACCCAGCGCAATGCCCAGGTCAATCAACTTGAAAGCACAGTTTGGGCCCTCAAACTCACCACTTTTCCTTCCAAACTCGTCAAAGCCCTTGCAGCCGAGCCCGCAAGCCATACAATCAAAACCCATTGCTTTGTGCGGTTTTATCCCTATGAGAAGGACAGCATCCGATTGCTCTACATTTTTACCGTCTCTTTCATAACGCTTTTTTCCTGTTTTCTCAGCCATTGCAAACATTGCCCTTGCAAGCTTCCCTTTCTCCTCACCTGCTAGAACCTTCATCACGAGGGAATCCTCACCACGCCCTTTCGGTGCAGTCTGGGCAGTCACCATCAAATACTCAGCCAACCGTTTCACATACTCCTCGAGTTCACTCATTTTTCACCACCACCTGAATACCTGGTTTGAAAGGCATCGCCACCTGTGCCTTCTTTTCTGCTGGATGGGCATCAGCATTTTTTACCTCTACCTCTACACCAAACTCCCCAGCAAGAAATTCCCTTGCCTCCTGCAGGAACTGATATTCATCAAAGAATATGTATTTCTCACCCTTCTTTTTTATCTCTTCCAAAAGTTTCGGCACTGTTTTCTGGATTTCTTTTGCATGCTGCTTTAATGTAGGTTTTTCCATCAATTCCTTCATTATCTGGCTCCTCTCCTTTGAGATGTTCATTGCTATTTCCTTCGCAAGTTCCTGCTTCCATTTTGCAGCCACATAAAGCTCTATTTTTTCTGGCTTGCCCTTAACAAGTTTCAGAATGTTTCTTATGTCCTCCACCAAGGCCTGAAGAAACTCCTCCTTTCTTTCTGCTTCCTCGCTCTGTTTGTAGCTTTCTGGTGCGGGCAAGGGCTCCGAAGAGATTAAAGTGCTGTTCTCAAGATGCCAGATTTCCTCGCAGATGTTTGGCACAAAAGGTGCAAGGCATTTGAGATAATCCATGTAGATTTTTTGTGCCAGCTTGCTTTTTCCACCTCGCTTTATATACCATCGCAGGTCATTGTAAAACTCGAAGAAGAGCACATTCGCAGATTCTCGCAATGCAAATTTTTCCATGTATTGATGAGCTAAAACCAGCGTTTTTGCAAACCTGCTTTCTAACCAGGTCTCGAGATGCCCCTTGAGTTCACTCTCAAATTTTGCCAGTTCCTCATATTGCGCGTAAATTTTCTCCACCCTGTTTTTGTAGGTGAGTACCGTTTCCTCATCCCATTCCAGGTCTGCATCTGGAGAGGCAGCATGTGCGTAGTAAAGGCGGAGGGCATCAACGCCAAACTTCTCAGCAATTCTGGGAATTGCCACCATTCCACCCTTCGACTTTGAAATTTTCTCGCCGGATTTCATTGTGAGATGCCAGTTTACAAAAATCCCTCTGGGCCAGTGTTTCTCACTGAGAATTGCCACATGGTTCATCAGGAATACAGGGAAATGCACTGTCTTATGTTCTTTGCCACCCAGATTAATGTCAAGCGGATACCAGTATTCAAAGTCCTCTCTGATTTTTTCCTGGATTTCTTTAATTTCTGCGTTTCCTTCACCTTTGTCAAGGAAAACATAGTCAAAGAATGCAGAATTCATTTGCTCTGGCTTCAGCAACCCCTCGTTCACATACTTTGAAATTATGTAGAATGCGGGATAAAGCGTAGAATCTGAAATCGGCTCAATTATCCAGCCCGCTTTGTACGGGAATTCGGTGCCAAGCCATCTCCCCTTTCTGATGCATGCCCTGTCGCTGTACCAGTCAATCACTTTCTTTATTTCATCGTGATAAGTTTGAGGGTAGAGTGCCATTTTCTCAGAATGGCTCTTGGATTTTTCCTTGAGTTCTGGGTCGCTGTACTTTATGAACCATTGGTCTGGCACAACTGAGATTATTACACGAGTGCCGCATCTGCACACAACCTCCTCAGAGAACTCATACATCTTGTCTGCCACGCCTTGTGCAACAAAATCTTCCTTAATCCTGTCCTTCACCTCGGAAATCTTTTTTCCTGCATAAGCACCGCAAATCTGCTTCAACCTGCCATTGTGAAACTCCTTTTTATAAACAATGGTTGTTGCCTCATCCAGCTTTGCTCTATCCTTTGTGTCCTTTATTCCGAGCTGGGTGCAAATATCCACTGCTGACATTCCTCTATCAGGAAAATGGTCAATTGCGGGCTTGACAGGGGCACGGGTTTCCATTGGATTATCCTCTTCCACAACTTCTATCAACGAAATTGGCTTGATTTTAGCAATCTCCTCCTTACTTAATCCGTATTTCTCTGCGTTCTCCTTCAGTTCGAGAAGGGCTGCCCAGTCATATGGTGCATGGGCAGGAACAGACATCACAACACCAGTTGCCACATTCCCATCGACAAATTCCCCAGGCAAGATAGGAATTTCACGATTGACAACAGGAGCAATACATTGCTTTCCAAGCATTTCCTTTACATCTATCTCGCCCAGAATTTTCCCGTTTTTCTGGTGCAGAAGTTTCTTTGCTGCTTCCTCGCTGACGATGTATTTCTCGCCTCCTAATTCCAGAAGCACATACTTTATGTTCGGGTTGAGCCAGATATTCGTAACACCAAAAATTGTTTCAGGGCGGAGTGTTGCAGCAGGGAGATAGTAATCACCGTATTTAAATTTGAGAAGCGTAAACTCCAGAATTTCTGCATTGCCACCTCTGGAAATGTCTGTCTCAGATGGGTCAACAGCCACAGGACCACAATTTGGGCAGAGCGGTGCATGGTGTTCCTTCTTAACTAACAGTCCTTTTTCCATCAATTTTTCAAATTGCCAGGTTATGAATTTTTTGTATTCAGGGGAAATTGTGATGAGGGTTCTGCTCCAATCTATCAGAAATCCAAATTGCTTCCACATTGATATGTAGATTTTCATTAATTCATAGGATGCGGTTTCTGGTTCTCTCATCCGCTCAATTGTTGCATCGTCCAAACCAAGTTCTTTCAATTGCGAGAGAGTAATCGGGTCATTGGTCTCAACTTTCTTTGCAAATGCAACTGCAGGAATGCCTGAGGCATGCACACCTGCTGGGAAAAGCACATCGTAGCCAAGCATTCTCTTCCATCTTGTAATTATGTCTGAATACGCAAATCCACGCATGTGCCCTGCATGGAGGATGCCTGATGAGCCAGGATAGGCAAAAATCAGGAAAAACTTCTTTCCATTTCTTTTTTCTGCCTTCCAGATACCTGATTCTTCCCATATCTTTGCCCATTTCTGTTCAACCTCAACATGGTTGTAAGCGGACATGAAAGAGCCATATAGGAGGAGGTTATTGAGGATTTTGGTTGGGACTATTCCACCTTATAGCTACCAGCGTCAAAGGGCTGTTTATAATGCCCAGAGATTACAATGTTTTCTCTAATTCAGGGAACGCACCATACAACCTGCATTAAGGAAAACTTAGCAATGACTTCTATAACTCTCTTTTATGTAAGGGTTCTGTCTTTCGCAAGTCGTTTCCGTAAAGCTGCTATGCAGTGCAAACGTTCACCTATGCATAGGTTAAGCTTTAATTCTATGTGATAAAGGGAACATTAAAAAAACAGTAGTAAATAGAAGTATGCTAGTGCAAGTATTCGGAGTGTAAGGTTCCTCTTCATGGAGTGGAATATCTACTATCACCTCATTGTTGAATTGTATTGTATCATTAAAATTTATTGGAGTTACCTTACAATTAAATGTGTATGTTCCATTTGTAAGATTTAGATAGAATGAGACTATATTTAAACCATCTTCTGAGAGGTTAATAAAATCATTAAATACCAGAGATTTTCGGTTTTCATTTTTAATCCACACTACAACTTGAATTGTATAGTTAGTTATAGAATGGTTGAAATTCATGTTATGGATATATAGTTCAAGAGATCTGGTTATATTTTGGTCTCCAAGAATCGTTGAACATTTCAGGTCACCTTTACAGATAAATACATCTTGCTTATCTGATGATGCTTGTTTTATCGACAACACATACTCTGAACAAACTACAAAAGCGGAGGAAGCGTTCCATAGAATCGGATCTAGAACCAAGCCACCAGGTCGATATCTCCATACGAGCGTCCCGTCATAATCAAATATATTGATATAATTACCACCAGAAATTACGTAATTTCCTAATAAGCCTATGTTTGGCATAGATGGACCTTCACCACAAAACGTGTCTATGGCAGAACTCCATGCAATGCTTCCATTTACCAAACTCACAGCAAAAACCGAACCTGAATAATCAACTACAAAAATTCTCTCTTTTCTAAGTATTGGTGACGATGTTATCCGTGTTCCAGAAAGCATTGTCTTCCATCTAATCTCACCATTACTCTTATTGAGAAATAATACATGAGATTGATAGAACGGGTTGTCACCATATGTGGATATGGTAAGAATAATCCCCTCATCTATAATTGTAGGGCATGAAATGTCACAAATGCGGTATGGGAGTTGTTTAAGCCAAATTAACCTACCGTCCTGCAGAGAAAAGGCACCGAAATACCATTTCGAATAACCATTTTCTGTGTCCTCCCTTGCTGAAATATACACAACACCCTCTTTTATCCCTGGCACCCCATAGCCATGATAATTGAGTTCCCAAACTGCCTTCCCATCAACTGCATTTAAACACACTATTTTTCCATCGTGAAAGTATGAAACAATAACTCTTTGCTCCCCTGATGCAATCTCAAACGGCATAGAATTTTTCCTCAAGTATTTCCAGACAATAGAATTAGTAGTTGGGTTAAAGCATACTATACTCCACTCATTTGTATCTACTCCATAAATTAAGCCCTCTGAGAAGCTTATGCACCGAGAGAGAGCAATATTGAACGACTGAACTTCTCTATTATTTATGTCTAGAGCGTACAAATGTTCAGCTGGAATATATATCTTGTCATGCATCAAAAAAGGAAGGTGGCCCTTGTGATTCCAAAATCTTTCTACATACCACTCGATTGAAAAGTCAGTGGTATATCTTGGAAAAAAACCAGAGGTAGTTGAAACATTGTATTCCCCCTTGACTTCTATTGGCTCACAAAAGATAGAAAGAATGATTAGAACAAATACTCCTACACATATACTTGAAAGAATTATTCTCATATATCTCTTATCCATCAAAATTTTTTCCTGGTATTTAAAAGTTACGAATTCTGTTGCATAAAGCTAGCATTCATTCGTATTTCCATGCTTTCTAATTTGTATCTCTTGCTTTATACAAGGGCAAATCCATATTTACCCCTCTGCTATCTCTGAATTATGCAAGTCGTGGAGATAGATGGCGAGAACCTTACCGTTGCGAAATTCATTGCAGTGAGCAGAGAGCATGCAAAGGTGAAACTTGCAAAAAAGGCAGAGAAGAGAATCGCTGACTCCAGAAAAGTGATTGAAAAAATTATTGCCAGCAGCGAGCTTGCATATGGAATAAAGACAGGTTTTGGAGAACTGTGCCAGGTTTCAATTCCACAGGAAGACATTCTCAGATTGCAGGAAAATCTTGTGCGAAGCCATGCCTGTGCTGTGGGAGCGCCATTGGCAGAGGAGGTTGTACGTGGCGTTATGCTTTTGCGTGCAAATACATTTGCAAAAGGTTTTTCTGGGGTCAGATTAGAACTTGTCCAGCTGCTGATCGAAATGCTCAACCGCAACATCACACCAGTGGTTTATGAGCAGGGTTCTGTGGGTGCAAGTGGAGATCTGGCTCCACTGGCTATGGTTGCACTTGCGTTGATTGGCGAGGGCGAGGTGATTTACAAGGGCGAAAGAATGCGGGCTACCGAGGCATTTGCCAGGGAAAAGCTCAGACCTTTGAAGCTTGAGGCAAAGGAAGGGCTTGCCCTCATTAACGGCACGAGTGTGATGACTTCAATCGCTGGTTTTGCTGTGCATGAAAGTGAGCTTCTCTTGAAAACAGCTTTAATTGCTACAATGATGTCGCTGGAAGCACTGAAAGGGACGAATCAGGCGTTTAGGAAGGAGGTATCTGAAGTTAGAAAACACACTGGCCAGAAAAAATGTGCTGAAATTTTTATGAGAATGCTGGAAAAAAGTGAAATTCTTGAGTCACACAAGAACTGCAAGAAAGTGCAGGATGCCTACACATTGCGCTGTGCTCCGCAAGTGCTCGGTGCAGTATGGGATACACTGGATAATGTGAGAAAAATCGTGGAAACTGAGATGAATTCTGTTACAGACAACCCACTAATCTTACCAGAGGGCAAATCTCTTTCCTGCGGAAATTTTCATGGGGAACCAGTTGCACTTGCAATGGATTTTCTGGCAATTGCCCTTGCAGTGATGGGAAATTTTTCGGAGCGGAGAACTGCAAGACTTGTGGACATGCACCTGAGCGGGCTGCCTCCTTTTCTGACTGAAAAGAGCGGGCTTAACTCTGGCTACATGATTCCCCAGTATGTGGCTGCTTCCCTTGCATCCGAGAATAAGATTCTAGCACATCCAGCAAGTGCAGACACAATTTCAACCTCTGCAAATCAGGAGGACCATGTGAGCATGGGTACAACAGCCGCCAGGAAATGTCTTCAGATTTGCGGGAATGTGAGACACATTTTAGCAATTGAGTTGCTTTGTGCGGCTCAAGGCCTTGATTTTCATAAACCATTAAAGCCAGGCATCGGGGTGCTGAAAGCATGGAAGTTGCTTAGGAGTCATGTGCCCCATCTCGATGAGGACAGGGTGCTTTATCCAGAAATTCAGAAGATTGCGGATTTGATTGCAAAAGGAG
This window contains:
- the hutH gene encoding histidine ammonia-lyase gives rise to the protein MQVVEIDGENLTVAKFIAVSREHAKVKLAKKAEKRIADSRKVIEKIIASSELAYGIKTGFGELCQVSIPQEDILRLQENLVRSHACAVGAPLAEEVVRGVMLLRANTFAKGFSGVRLELVQLLIEMLNRNITPVVYEQGSVGASGDLAPLAMVALALIGEGEVIYKGERMRATEAFAREKLRPLKLEAKEGLALINGTSVMTSIAGFAVHESELLLKTALIATMMSLEALKGTNQAFRKEVSEVRKHTGQKKCAEIFMRMLEKSEILESHKNCKKVQDAYTLRCAPQVLGAVWDTLDNVRKIVETEMNSVTDNPLILPEGKSLSCGNFHGEPVALAMDFLAIALAVMGNFSERRTARLVDMHLSGLPPFLTEKSGLNSGYMIPQYVAASLASENKILAHPASADTISTSANQEDHVSMGTTAARKCLQICGNVRHILAIELLCAAQGLDFHKPLKPGIGVLKAWKLLRSHVPHLDEDRVLYPEIQKIADLIAKGEFVRVVEREIGKM
- a CDS encoding PQQ-binding-like beta-propeller repeat protein gives rise to the protein MDKRYMRIILSSICVGVFVLIILSIFCEPIEVKGEYNVSTTSGFFPRYTTDFSIEWYVERFWNHKGHLPFLMHDKIYIPAEHLYALDINNREVQSFNIALSRCISFSEGLIYGVDTNEWSIVCFNPTTNSIVWKYLRKNSMPFEIASGEQRVIVSYFHDGKIVCLNAVDGKAVWELNYHGYGVPGIKEGVVYISAREDTENGYSKWYFGAFSLQDGRLIWLKQLPYRICDISCPTIIDEGIILTISTYGDNPFYQSHVLFLNKSNGEIRWKTMLSGTRITSSPILRKERIFVVDYSGSVFAVSLVNGSIAWSSAIDTFCGEGPSMPNIGLLGNYVISGGNYINIFDYDGTLVWRYRPGGLVLDPILWNASSAFVVCSEYVLSIKQASSDKQDVFICKGDLKCSTILGDQNITRSLELYIHNMNFNHSITNYTIQVVVWIKNENRKSLVFNDFINLSEDGLNIVSFYLNLTNGTYTFNCKVTPINFNDTIQFNNEVIVDIPLHEEEPYTPNTCTSILLFTTVFLMFPLSHRIKA